aagacctggagttagaaaaccaaaaaggaaaaccgtgcgtggcatttctcaagctgaaataactgaaataaaaattcaagcctcgagctgaaatattgaaggattctatgggcaaaatattgaacaatgcaggaagcatcaaaagatggaatacacagagtcaccgtactgaaaagaactggtcgacattcaaccatatcaggagatagcatatgatcaagaaccagtgatactgatggaaaaagtccaagctgcactgaaggcactggtgaaaaacaaggttccaggaactgaaagagtaccaagtgagatgtttcaacaaacagatgcagcactgcaggcgctcactcatctatgccaagaaatttggaagacaactacctggccaaccgactggaagagatccatatttgtgcccattccaaagaaagatgatccaacagaatgcagaaattattgaacaatatcattaatatcatatgcaaataaAACCTCCCTGGAGATAATtccaaagtggttacagcagtacattgacagggaactgccagaaattcgagccagattcagaaggggatgtggaaggagtgatatcatggctgatgtcagatggatcttggctgaaagcagaaaatatctgaaagatatttacctgtgttttattgactatgcaaaggcattcaattgtgtggatcataacgaagcatggataacactgcaaagaatggaaattccagaacacttaattgtgctcatgaggaacctctacatagaccaagaggcagttatttgaatagaacaaggggatactgtgtggtttaaaatcaaggaaagtgtacatcagagttgtatcctttcaccatacttattcaatctgtatgctgagtaaataatccaagaagctgaactatatgaagaacacagcatgagattggaggaagactccttaacaacctacaatatgcagatgacacaaccttgcttcctgaaagtgaagaggacttgaagcacttactgatgaagatcaaagaccacagccttcagtagggattacacctcagcataaagaaaacaaaaatcctcacaactggaccaataagcaacatcatgataaacgaagaaaagattgaagttgtcaaggatttcattcttcttggatccacagtcaatgcccatggaagcaggagttaagaaatcagacgacatattgcattaagcaaatctgctgcaaaagacctctttaaagtgttaaaaggcgaagatgtcactttgaggactaagataagCCAGTCTCAAgctctggtgttttcaatcgcctcatatgcatacgaaagctagacaatgaataaggaagactgaagaagaattgatgcatccaaattatgatgctggcaatgaatactgaatataccatgggactgccagaagaacaaacaaacctgtcttggaagaagtatagccagaatgctccttagaagcgacgatggtgagacttcatcttatgtactttggatatgttatcagaagggaccagtccctagagaagggagGACATCATggtgggtaaagtagagggttagtgaaaaagaggaagaccctcaacaaaatggattgacacagtagctgcaacaatgggcccaaacacagcaatgactgtaaagatagtgtaggactgggcagtgattcgttccgttgtacacagggtcactatgagtcagaaccgaactgatggcatctaacaacaatgctCATTATTGCCTTTTGCTCACTCAGGTTAAACATCAGGCAACTTCATGAGGCAAGAGGTTCTTAGGCTCCTTCCTGCCCTCTGCTCTCATGCCCTTTATAGCCTCAGCAGCAACTTGGTAAGTGGTAGTATTTAGAACTCCTACAGCCCTTTAGGAAAGACATTTAATTGCTCATCCCATTTCATCTAAAATGCTATTTACTGTTCTTATTATCTACcccaaaatgcagaaaaagccttcTCTAAGATATTCCTTGCAATACTTATACTAGTGAAGAACCCAAAACCACCCAAATATCCAGCAATAGGGAAACTGTCCAAAACATACTATGCTATATTCTACTTGATGGGCAGTTATGCAGCTATTAAAAACAATTATGATTACGAAGGCCATGTGATACGATGGAAAGATGATTGTAATATGAAATGTTATCtgaaaaaaagaatatcaaacTAAAGGTATCATCATGACAGCACCCTAGAAGAATACTGTGCAGAGAATTCGTGAAAGGgaacaaaatgttaacagtggtcaTATTAGAGAGCTGGAAGTGCAGGTGACCTTTTTCTTACCCCTACTAAATTTTCTTTCATGTCCATATTTTACTTTAATAGGGGGAagtatgtgtgagagagaggagagagagagagagaaaatgggaaaTTTGATAGGCTCTGTCAAGCTCCCCTGGTCTCCTGCAATTTAGGCTCTGAAAGGTCCTATGATCTTCTTGTTAAAATAGTAAAATGGTTCTTGGGAACCTGCACCTCCAGAACTCACCACAGCCACGCTAGTCAACAAAGCTTCCAGGGCCCCGGAGTCCTTATTAAACACCAAAGTTATCCTACCCTGAAGTGTCTGCACTGGCATAACACCTAAGGAGACCCCAAACACCATCTGGAAGATAGGATAAGATCAATATGGTTCTCATGTGCCAGTTTAATCACATTTTGCACTGTACAACGATGGGAGGGTGAAATATGGTGACTGTTTTCAAGCAAATTCACCAGGTTCTTCCCTGTCCCAAGGTAAATAACCTGGGCTTccaagaacagaaaaacactttCCTTCCCCCAAGGAATCTCATTCCTGAGCTGGTAGGACAGGGTTTCAGGAAGAATGAGCACAAAGGAAAGGGCAAATTAGTGAAGGAGCCAGGTAGATTTCCCAAGTCTTCTCAGCACAAATTGCAACTAGAAATGTAGGTGTTCCTCCTAAAGGTAACACCCAAATCCCAGCCACTAGCATTTGAGGCCATTTCATAACAGTCACCACCAATAGGACTGCGGTGGTTCCCCACATCCTCCCAGCAGTAAGCCCACGAGCTCAGAAGCCTGAGCGATTGTGGCTACCACACAACAGGTGCAGCCTTCAGGCCAGAACCcataagggccttcctcttcacTGGCCCTTCGGCTGCTGGTGCATCTGCCGGCCCTAGAAGAGCAGCcagtatgtgtgggtgtgtgatgCAGGAGCAGCAGAATAAGCAACAACAAAGCAGATCAAAGGTGGGGTCTGAGGCTGAGCTGACATGTTGGCAGGACCCATAGGGCCCTGTTTCCTCCGTTAATTCTTCTCTGGGCGGTTTCTGTTCAGGACAGCTTTCGGGGCAAATTCCAGCTTGTCCTTAAGGCTCACCACCTGGGTGTGGTCCTTGCCTAGCAGCTCATCCAGTTTGCGGTCCTCTCGGCGCTCTGAAATACTCTTTTCCTCCTCCACTGGCTGGGGATCCTTTCCCCGGATGAACCATTCCAGGTGGTAGCCCACAGCCCCGACCACGAAGGCCACCGGAAATGTGACATAAGGAGCATAGGTACGAACCACGGTCCAAAGCACAGGCCACATGGCATCTGCAGAAGAGGACAAGGCAGCATTAGGGAGAGACCAGCATCCCCTCCCAATTATGGACAACCCACCAGGCTCTCCAGTTACCGGGCAGCCTGGCCCAATTTACTGAGCATTCGCCCCATGCAGATCAATGCCAGAGGGTACCTTGTTTATTCAACAGTTGGGTCCCTGAAACAATCTAGGAAGTTCTGCAAGATGCAATTGTTCGGAAGCAAAGGGAAGAGTCTCCATCTTATCTGCTATACTCTTTGACTACTGCAGATGAGGGGACCTCTGAGCTATCTAGTAGAGCTCCAAGCCTGTTGTTGAATACAGGTCCTCCTTCTAGACTTTGCCAACATTTCAAGAAGGGAAAACAAGCCCTCTTCTGCTCTATGCAATTTCTCCATGAGCACAGCCAGGTactcttcccccttcccccaccccccaaagcACAATCCCACCCTGAGTGTTATGGCTCCAGGATAACGAGAAGTAGTTGACTTTCCTCATGTAACATATAAGAAGCATATTTAAATAGCCAAAACCCTAATCCATTACCCAACCGTTTTGGATTTTGATAGACAAAGgtttttttcctattctgaaCTTAAGTTTTCTAATAACGGGACAAACCTATACTTTATAAATCTGCTGGCCCAACCATTTTCAAAATACACTGTTTTCAATTAAACCCGTATTCCCCTCACATTTACTTTAAAAGCTCCTGAAAATATCAAAAACCCATTATATACACTCTGGACACCTAAGGacttgaaaataaaaagatgtgGAATGGCTCTGGGGGCTCCTGAAATGAAGTAAGACAAGTAATGTAAAAACATACAAATTGGGTCACTCTAATggccatttggagccctggtagtgcaatggttaagagctcggctactatccaaaaagttggcagttctaatccacagctgctccttggaaactctatagggcagttcttctctgtcccgtagggtccctatgagttggaactgacttgacagcaatgggtttggggtttttgtttgtttgtttgttggtaaTGGGCATTTAGCCTCAACAATTATTTCCATTGTTTAAAATTACCAATGATAACgatagctgccatttattgagcacttactatgtgccaagaatctctgggtggggcaaatggttaacgcactcggctgctaaggaaaaggtgGCGGTTCcatcccacccagaggcaccttggaagaaaggcttgatggtccacctccaaaaaatcagccactgagaacccgaTGGAGTCTCATGGACTCCGGACACGCTGGAGCCATGAatgttggatgaacccctgaaactactgccctgagatctttaaaccttaaaccaaaaatatcccctgaccaagcaggattcataccaggtatgcaaggatggctcaacattagaaaatcaatcattgtAATTCACCAaatacaagaatcacatgatcatctcaatagacataGAAAGGGCACtcgacaaagtccagcacccattcctgataaaaactctcaataaaataggttccTCTCCTGGTCCTTTGTCTCAGCACCAGGCACCAGGCTGGGCAATTTACACACTAGTCACCAACTGATCCTCACAACACTTCTACGAGGTGGGAAGTATCAGCTTGGATTTTTGTCTAAGGCCACACAGGCTCACAGACGTTATACTAACTtgcccctcccctccaccctgaTCACCAGAAGCGATGGAGCCACTGATTTTGAACCCAGGCCTCTCCAACTTCAAAGCCTGTGCTGTTTCTCGTGGTAAGAACACAACGCAGGTATGTGCGTGATTTTTGTCCAAATCCTGGACTTAGGAGGCCTTCCTGCAATTTTTTCCCATCAGCTTAGCATTTCATTACGTGGGAGAATCTCCCTTTTTTGCAACCTCTAAGACGGTACTCAGAGATCTGTGAAACTCTAAGCTGTAGAAGTTAAAAGGGGTACCCACAAGGAATCTCAAACCTAatacttctctattttctttctcgcCTTTTACACAAATTCCCTCTAAGTAAACATTTTCCCTAAACACCAACTCCCCATGCAGATTTCCAATGTTTTAAAACATACCAAGCATGACTTCACAACTAATATTCTCTCTCTCACTGGCAGCACAGGGTCTCTCTGTTGTCCTGCTCACATTCTAACCATTACTAAACATgtcaattcattcatttattgaacacttaaaaCCACTTTCTTTGGGTCAGGCCTATGCTGGGCTTATCCCTTGTCTGCATTTCTCTTAAGACTTTTAAACCCCAAGAGGGCAAGAACCAAGTCTGTGCAGTCTACCACTATGCCCTATCCATGCCTCTACCCCTCCACGCCTACCTAGCAcaaagtgctcaaaaaaaaaaacaaaaaaagtgttaCATGAATAAATGAACGAATGACAGCTCAAACAACTCACTAGTGTAAAGCCACAGCAGTCACCCATGCACCCTCGCTCTGAAGGTGGCAGGAACACAGCAGCTGCCTTTGCTGACTAAAGGAAGCTAGACACTCTATCAAGTCATTCCCAGAGTGTCAAAGGGAAAGAGACTGATGTGTCTCGCAAATACAGTGACGTGTATTTCCAGCTCGGCTTGGAGAGCCTGCCAAAGTCTCCGGTAAAGGTCAACTGGGCTGTCGGGAAATCCGCCCTTGTTCCAGTGCCCCGGAAGCTGCAGTCCCAAACTCGAGAATTGCTAACAAGGGCAGAGAAGGCCTGAGCAGGGTGGGAGAATTAATCCTGGCCGTCACCTGAGTCCCGGTCCGGGGACGAGGGCGCAGGTGCGATCAGCGTCCAAGTATCTACCCTTCCTCCTGTTTTGGGTTCCCGGTCCCCAGCTCCTATTTCACCACATTCATGGACTCGTCAGCCTCTGGCCTCACCCGGATGCCTGAAGCCTAAAGCTCCTGTATGCAGGGGGCCAACTGGGCCCCCCGATTCGGCATCGGAGCCacgggaagaggaagagaagtcAGCCAAGGGCTGGGGCGGACACTCGGGATCACCCCTCCCCTAACTCAGAGGTCACGGCCTGGAGCCGTCACCATGGCAACAGACGGCCCTGGCAGCCTCTCCCGGCCAAGAAGCCGCCACCGGGACCGCGTGCTCACCTGTGCCCCAGCCCACACAGCTCCGTCCCGCCCCGGCTCTCTGCCCGCTCTCCGGGAACACGGACGTTGCAGTTCCCAACGCCCCGCTGGGCCTCCCCCCTGACCCCGCCCACTGGCCCCTGGTGCTCTCGGAGCACAGAGATTGGCTGGGCTCCACCCAAAGGACGGGAAGAAGCTAGGCAACGACAACAGCGCCCCGCTCCTCAAAGACGAGAACAGCGCCCTCTGGTGGCCAGGAGGTTTCCCAGGGATGTTGCCCCGTGCTTTTTGCGTGGAAAAAGTGAAAGGTCGTCCATTTATTCAACTGACGTTTATTAGGTGTCTTCTTAGAGCCAGGTGTGcgcacacaaaaacaaaagacatgcTCCCTGCCTCAAGAAACTTGAGTCTAATTTACTGCTTCAAACCTCTTCAGATCTAAGCTTCctttccagctgtgtgaccttggaaacgTTATTAGCCTGTCTGAGCctcatttctcttttctgtgtaATGGTAATAATGCCCttttcacagggttgttgtgagggttagatgagatgatatatgtaaagtgctGTGCCAGGGAcatagtgttgtttttgttgttgtagctaGTGTTGAGACAGGCAAGAGATGGGGTTGGCTGTAAAAAAATAGCCTCTGAGTCAGTACTCTTGGAATATAAGCCTAAGTGCAGGCccatataacttttactgctggcaCTCGAGGACTACTTGTGACTAACAAACCAGGTGTTTAgatcccaaacccagtgccctcgagtcgaatAAGGGGCCATATTTCCTACCTCTacatgcttgaccagctataaattactgataaccatcctgagttgtttttcatcGCCCgcaccaggtgcagagcatgcACAGTAAAAATCAAGGTAACCTATGAATGACTTTTCACATGAGATAATCATGAGCAGGGAACCCTTTCCGGGACTCGAACCAGAATTTGGAGACATCACGCATGCGCAACATCCCAGAACAAGTGCTGTCCGACACCCCAGCAGCCCTCCcgacagactccatcttggttTTTACAACCTCTGCAAGGAAATCCTTCTTGAGTTCCAACTGTTggtgcatttgattttcataattcctccccttctcctggaaatctccacccatctgatgaataaagaaaacctttTATAAACCctaggaaatcctttgttcaggagagactggaggctagcataggTGGAAACCCCTCGCCATCTCTCCCTCTCGaacctttttactttctttctgtccctaataaacctttgttcttgtggaacctctgagcctctcctggtcattcttggccagtagaaggcaagaacataggcagggcttagtcccaagctgggaagccttgccctgtaaCAATGTTAGtctaaagtccctgggtgatgcaagtggtCTGCAATCAactgataacctaaaggttggcaggtcaaacctacccagcagcactgtggaagaaaggcctggagatctgctgctataaagattctgaaaaacgaaacccgttgctgtcaaattgaccctataaggaccctgtaggacagagtagaactgcccacagggttacCAGGActataaatcttcatggaatcagactgcctatCTTTCTGCCccagagcagctggcggattgaaaccactgaccttttggttagcagccaagcacttaaccactgctccaccagggctcctttctgtgaagattacagccaagagaacactatggaactcagttctactctgtaacacatggggtcgccattagtccacaacaacttgacagcagtaggctTGGTTTTAGGTTAAGTTTTAGTCTAGGAacccctggatggtgtaaatgcttaagtgctcaagtactaaccgaaagactggaggtttgagtccatccagaagcattcacagaagaaatgcctggcaatctacttccaaaaaaaatcagccattgaaaaccctatagagcacagttctactcagatacaTGCagagtggccatgagttggaactgactccatggcaagtaGCTTGGAATTGGTATTGTTAGTCTACAAATAACTGAAATATAGTAAAACCCAAGTCTTAACCTGATCCCTCGGGTACAAGTATTCACACCCTCCTCGTGCCCCTACTGTCCCCTGTACAGCTGTCTATTTTATCACCTACAGAAAAAAAGCCTCGGAGTCCAAGCTCcttccaaaaccaaccaaacccactgccatcaaatcgattcctacccatagcaaccacatagtgtttcctaggctgtaaatctctacagaaacagactgccacatctttctcccacagagacactggtggtttcgaaccaccaacctttcagttagcaattgatcactttaaccactgccaccagggctctttccaagTTCCTTAgcataactcagaaaaaaaaaaaaaaaccttaccatggagtcacttccaactcatggcaaccccgtgtgttacggagtagaactgctccactgggttttcttggctgtaatctttacgaaagcagatcaccaggcctttcttccttggtgccactggatgtgttcaaactgccaacctggaGATTAacagccaatcacaaactgcaCATCCAGCCTCCTAGCACAGCTCACCAGTCCCTTAGTGCCCCTCCCTGGCCCTGTCTTTCCAGCCTCATCCCACTAGTCTCAGCCTAGCATATTTACTTACTTCTATTAACACAGTACTAGGCCCCCTATGGAGCCCtgtatggcgcagtggttaagagttcggatgctaaccaaaaacaggtagacagttcaaatccaccagttgctccttggaaaccatatggggcagttctactctgctctatagtgtctgtatgagtcagaaattgactcaacggcaaaagggtttgggttttttttggaccctcttataaggagccctggtggcacagtagttaaagcaattgcctgctaacagaaaggtcaatggttcaaaaccaccagcagctctgcaggagaaagttgtggcagtctgtttctgtagagatttacagcctagaaagcctgtGGGGTTGctctaagttggaattgactccacgacagTGGGATTGGTTTGGCTTGGCTTAGGCCCCTTGTATTTCCTCACCCAGACCAAGCTGTTTCACACTTCTTTGCCTTTACTTATGTTTTTTCATCTACTTGGGGTGCCCTTCCCACTTTACCAAAGTAGCTCATTTTTCAAGCGTAAGGATCACCTCCTGCAGGAAGCCTCCAAGACTGCATTATCAGGTTAAATACCCTTCCTCTGTGATCTCAAAGAGCCCGACGCTAGCCTCTTGCAGTGGAGACGGAGAGAAACAGCGTCAAGAAATATTTAAGACGGATCGTggaggttggcagccaatgtcacaaaacaatttgtgtgttaatcacaatttaaaaaatgcttcttAATAAGCAATAAAATACTTAatccttgttttaaaaaaagaaatatttaagagATGGTTATTAGCAGAACTTGTTCACTAATTGAATATGCGGAGGGAGAAGGAAACAGAATTGCCTAGAATGACCAGCATTCATTCAGCCAATCAACATTGAGGATGTAAAAATGACTGGAACCACGGCTACTCTCCAGGAGTTCTCTGACTGATGGAGGAAGCAGATGGGTCCACAAAATGTCAATGGAGTGTAAGAAGTGCCACAACAGAAGTATGCACAGGTAGCCCCGGCTCAGCCAGGAAGAATCAGGAAGGCTCGCCGGAGGGAGCTACCCTTGAGCGGAGTCTTGAGTGATGGCTAGTAGTTCCATCAGGCTGAACTGAATGGGACTTGAGAGCACAGACTTAGGAACCAGacaaacctgggttcaaatcctgactctgctgcCTGCTAATCTTAGAGCCACAATTTaccctttgtttttgtttgtttgttttaaagataataatagtacccaccCCCTCAAGTTGTGGTGGGTATTAAATTATCTAATGGGGTAATGGGGTAAAGTGCACTTGACATGGTATTTGGCACctcccaaaataaaataaaataaaaacattaccatggagtcgattccagcaCCTCCTAAGTGCTCAGTAAACTGTTATTGATACGTTTAGTATTCTTCAAATTTGTTCCTCCTCTGTGAAGTCCTGTGTCCACTTATGGCACTGCTCATTCACAGAGCCAAAGCCCTCAGTGACATCTTCAAGACCTCCCCATGTCTGCAGCATTCTCCAGATGCTCTTCAACTTACAGAACCTCTGTCTCCTAAATGCCCCTCAAGTTCATCGTCATCTCTTACCTGGACCATTTTAGCAGCTCCCTCAATGGTCTCCTTGCCTTTCGCCTCTCATTCTGTTGACAAAGGGATCTttcaaaaactgaaataaaaccaTGAACCAGCTTAACCCCCTTTCTGCCATGGTCCCCTTCTGGCCAACATCTCCTCCATGCTTTTTGCCTGGCCTGCTGCCCCTCTCCAGCCTTTACCTCTTCCCACAATTCCCTACACCCATGTCCTTCCATGCCTCTGCCCAAGCAGGTCCCTTTGCCTGAAGTGAATGTCTATTCTTCCTCGACTACAAAATTCTAATCCATCCTTCCAGACCCAATTCAAAAGGCCCATCTTGCAGAAGGCTCCCTAGGACTCCCTGGCTTTTAAAGGCTTCCTCCCTTGGTCTCCCCAGCCCCTATGTGCCCGGCTAGAGCCAGACAGCAACTCGGGCACAGGGGCTGGATCTAATCCTTCACTTACGTATGGGGCCCAGTGCAACTGCAGAAATGCAACAGCCAAAGGAGACCCCCCACATCATGCAGGGAGATTATAGGCGTCGTGTCCATAGCAGGATGATCACACAGTTGCAGATGACCGGTTCCTGCATCCCCACTCCCATATATCTGATGATCCCAGGAAACCTGGACAGCTTTGGACTCATAAAAAAACTGTCTAATGTAGAGGGTTAAACCCAGACTCAGTCACTTTCCGGCTTTGTGATCCAGGTTAAGCtgtttaacctctctaagcctcagtttcctcatctgcaaaatgggggtgATAACAATATCTGCTCTGAGATTCATCTAGTTCAAATCTCACCTATGTCCTGatttgaaagatgagaaa
This DNA window, taken from Elephas maximus indicus isolate mEleMax1 chromosome 3, mEleMax1 primary haplotype, whole genome shotgun sequence, encodes the following:
- the SMIM12 gene encoding small integral membrane protein 12 → MWPVLWTVVRTYAPYVTFPVAFVVGAVGYHLEWFIRGKDPQPVEEEKSISERREDRKLDELLGKDHTQVVSLKDKLEFAPKAVLNRNRPEKN